In Lewinellaceae bacterium, a single window of DNA contains:
- a CDS encoding caspase family protein, whose product MLATLDEKHIVVLWDLSSGKQIEDIVLAPHKSVGAHSPYAARTTTKKISPPQQLFAHETKGLFAGGGNAIYPIDIDTLQPEKPKGLQPGDASSINIDQALTERLNGDFYTYAMRSKKEEFKGLYIHEIPDDFQKWSDDDRIHHFGPDDIPGVKSIVEIAYHKSTSSERLAIIDGQQLKWWAIENEELKNEQVAAAFSDNLYWLAPDADFVLFSNEGDLVKRQFFPESKDQKLTSASSILALIADQVSGHVCVSREDGAQEVFNLNNPAGKELIARRKFEAGTQALAFYENAGRGQSFLIVKGETELIQLWNLKNDVLEKRFNFFMPAFKSMALAKWDFEGLAGVPHLNLYLDNDAIYSISLGGSFPIREINPPGASYHMAICNPVEELLIKIRDDKGVPRMVAGPEENSFPLDFLPGIMEYSPDGKYLAITAENEPILIFKDQNFDRPKSINASEEWTRPIALAFPHRQNVLAVAYHKGIHFFSLANEEPAKLESATIRFKEEWPKNDPYHISFSRYANYFCIQNKSKWDVLKFADGFRGPFQPLFTGAEGFDPEHYVPGGSNKEITASVRSPLFLREKKLLFDASYGTNSGENAIERKEGREIKIWGLDALQHHLDAGEKQIPANLAVNDIPYQNFCVLEDKPILLFLCRNEGIFIFDWEENRMLANFHLVDEKRFIILDDRNNYYSSPDGYQLVAFRYDKKVYPIEQFDLISNRPHEVLRRIGLSEERVIQDFSQAFEKRMEKGVDDSLRQSLEDRLKSRAHPKPKSISGQPEATAQLHLPELVMDVQQSKDKGMVILNFSSPERSPGQPALKTLHIHVNGVPLYGRAGKPLDEKDGILKPIEVKLSSGWNKIQASVIDRSEVESLKETFSIQFDGKRPLPKLYFIGIGIGEHDLGPRLNFPRPDIEKLAAALQAWLLKDEANPGLSSIQSKAPFNEPEAFQKLEELLRRFREEQLQRPEATFRELIIRTIFDRKATKAGIEDFLQKVKEKLLTSDVDDRIILYYSGHGLRDEKEGLILSTYDMNFEDYANKLSYESLEGLLDGIPARNKLLILDACATGELDQKTLSEIGMNTEAQMQERDKISSLYSLMKTTFFDLRRNNGATVIAGAQGWQEALEGGGLDHSVISYCIQELLGLIEKAPGQKGPVMVSNLIDYILTEVPRLMMEKSLAQEKVSQEKKEEISQKILGQIPVALPQKMMEEKLTALLEEFFALEEAERLGDRLSKLLQLPTCRIRNTYGDWRIW is encoded by the coding sequence ATGCTTGCAACTCTGGACGAAAAACACATCGTCGTATTGTGGGACTTGTCCTCCGGCAAACAGATCGAGGATATAGTCCTTGCTCCTCATAAAAGTGTTGGAGCGCATTCCCCTTATGCTGCTCGCACCACCACAAAAAAAATATCCCCTCCTCAGCAACTATTCGCACACGAAACAAAAGGGCTTTTCGCCGGTGGAGGCAATGCCATTTACCCCATTGATATCGATACGCTCCAACCCGAAAAACCGAAGGGATTACAGCCCGGGGATGCTTCATCAATAAACATAGATCAGGCTTTGACGGAACGATTGAACGGCGATTTTTATACTTATGCTATGCGCTCAAAAAAGGAGGAATTTAAAGGGCTTTACATTCATGAAATACCCGATGACTTCCAAAAATGGAGCGACGACGATAGGATACATCATTTTGGCCCCGATGATATTCCCGGAGTAAAATCCATTGTTGAAATCGCCTACCACAAGAGCACCTCTTCAGAACGGTTGGCCATTATCGACGGCCAACAACTCAAGTGGTGGGCGATAGAAAATGAGGAACTGAAGAACGAGCAGGTGGCAGCGGCGTTTTCGGATAACCTCTACTGGCTGGCGCCCGATGCGGATTTTGTCCTTTTTTCCAACGAAGGCGATCTGGTAAAAAGGCAATTCTTCCCGGAATCGAAAGATCAAAAGCTAACTTCCGCTAGTAGTATTCTCGCCCTGATAGCGGACCAGGTATCTGGGCATGTCTGCGTCAGTAGGGAGGATGGCGCCCAGGAGGTATTTAACTTGAATAACCCGGCCGGTAAAGAGCTTATTGCCCGCCGGAAGTTTGAGGCAGGAACCCAGGCGCTTGCTTTTTATGAAAATGCAGGCCGGGGTCAATCCTTTTTGATCGTCAAAGGCGAAACGGAACTCATTCAATTATGGAATTTAAAAAATGACGTGCTGGAGAAAAGATTCAACTTCTTCATGCCCGCCTTCAAATCAATGGCGCTTGCCAAATGGGATTTTGAAGGGCTTGCCGGGGTACCTCACCTGAACCTCTACCTGGACAATGACGCCATTTATTCCATTAGCCTCGGGGGTAGCTTTCCGATCAGAGAAATCAATCCGCCGGGGGCTTCCTACCACATGGCCATTTGCAACCCCGTGGAAGAATTGCTGATCAAGATACGAGATGACAAGGGGGTGCCCCGAATGGTGGCAGGGCCGGAAGAGAACTCATTTCCCCTGGACTTCCTGCCCGGGATAATGGAGTACTCGCCAGATGGAAAATACCTGGCGATAACCGCCGAAAATGAGCCGATTTTGATCTTTAAAGATCAGAATTTTGACCGCCCTAAAAGCATCAACGCTTCGGAGGAATGGACTCGGCCCATTGCCTTAGCCTTTCCCCACCGTCAAAATGTGTTGGCCGTAGCCTACCATAAGGGCATCCATTTTTTCAGCCTCGCCAACGAGGAACCGGCGAAACTGGAGAGCGCCACCATCCGATTTAAAGAGGAATGGCCTAAAAACGATCCATACCATATTTCTTTCAGCCGGTATGCCAACTACTTTTGCATTCAAAATAAGTCCAAATGGGATGTCCTTAAGTTTGCCGACGGTTTCAGAGGGCCTTTTCAACCGCTATTTACCGGCGCCGAAGGTTTTGATCCGGAACATTACGTTCCAGGCGGTTCAAATAAGGAAATAACTGCTTCTGTAAGAAGCCCCCTTTTCCTGCGAGAAAAGAAGCTGCTTTTTGATGCTTCCTACGGAACAAATAGCGGAGAAAACGCAATCGAAAGAAAGGAGGGCCGGGAGATCAAAATATGGGGACTTGATGCCCTTCAACACCATCTTGATGCTGGGGAGAAACAAATTCCGGCAAACCTGGCTGTCAACGATATTCCCTACCAGAATTTCTGTGTGCTGGAAGATAAACCTATCCTCCTTTTCCTTTGTCGGAATGAAGGGATTTTTATATTTGACTGGGAGGAAAACCGCATGCTCGCCAACTTCCATCTGGTGGACGAAAAAAGATTCATCATCCTGGATGACCGCAACAATTATTATTCCTCCCCAGATGGCTATCAATTGGTAGCTTTCCGGTATGACAAAAAAGTATACCCGATCGAACAATTCGACCTTATATCCAACCGGCCGCATGAAGTACTTCGACGTATCGGGCTTTCCGAAGAGCGCGTCATCCAAGACTTTAGCCAGGCTTTTGAAAAACGCATGGAGAAAGGCGTCGATGATAGCTTAAGGCAATCCTTGGAAGATAGGCTGAAAAGCCGGGCCCATCCGAAGCCTAAAAGCATTTCCGGACAGCCGGAAGCAACGGCCCAATTGCATTTGCCGGAGTTGGTGATGGATGTGCAACAAAGCAAGGACAAGGGTATGGTTATCCTGAATTTTTCTTCCCCTGAACGGAGCCCGGGCCAACCTGCTCTGAAAACGCTCCATATCCATGTGAACGGCGTGCCCTTGTACGGCCGGGCCGGCAAACCGCTGGATGAGAAGGATGGTATCCTAAAACCTATAGAAGTAAAACTCTCAAGCGGATGGAATAAAATACAGGCTTCAGTAATTGACCGATCGGAAGTTGAATCTTTGAAAGAAACTTTTTCTATCCAATTTGACGGCAAACGGCCATTACCTAAGCTCTACTTTATTGGCATTGGAATTGGAGAACACGATTTGGGCCCCAGGCTGAATTTCCCAAGGCCTGATATTGAAAAATTAGCAGCGGCGCTCCAGGCCTGGTTGCTTAAGGATGAAGCCAATCCGGGCCTCAGTTCCATTCAAAGTAAAGCACCCTTCAATGAACCCGAAGCATTCCAAAAGCTGGAGGAATTATTGAGGCGCTTTCGGGAAGAGCAACTACAACGCCCGGAAGCTACCTTCCGGGAGCTGATCATCCGGACAATATTCGACCGGAAAGCCACCAAGGCGGGTATTGAGGATTTTCTGCAAAAAGTAAAGGAGAAACTCCTAACCTCTGATGTAGACGACCGTATCATTCTTTATTATTCCGGCCACGGCCTGCGGGATGAAAAAGAGGGACTGATACTCAGTACTTATGATATGAACTTTGAAGATTACGCCAATAAATTGTCATATGAAAGCCTGGAAGGCTTGCTCGACGGCATTCCCGCCCGCAACAAGCTTCTAATACTAGATGCCTGCGCAACGGGAGAACTCGATCAGAAAACGCTCAGCGAGATAGGCATGAACACAGAAGCTCAGATGCAGGAAAGAGACAAAATCTCTTCGCTCTACAGCTTGATGAAAACCACTTTTTTCGACCTCAGGCGAAACAACGGCGCAACGGTTATCGCCGGAGCGCAGGGATGGCAGGAAGCACTGGAAGGGGGTGGCCTCGATCACAGCGTCATTAGCTACTGCATCCAGGAGTTACTGGGCCTTATTGAGAAAGCGCCTGGCCAGAAAGGGCCAGTGATGGTCTCAAATCTCATAGATTATATTCTAACCGAAGTACCTAGGCTTATGATGGAAAAAAGCCTGGCACAGGAAAAGGTTTCCCAGGAGAAAAAAGAAGAGATTTCCCAAAAAATACTAGGCCAAATCCCGGTAGCTCTACCCCAGAAAATGATGGAAGAAAAACTGACTGCCCTTTTGGAAGAATTTTTTGCACTCGAAGAGGCGGAACGGTTAGGGGACCGCTTGTCTAAGCTCCTGCAGTTGCCCACCTGC
- a CDS encoding caspase family protein, with amino-acid sequence MSDQQSISVLPQTGHGRFAVRDALFIEEAKLFISLDEAGALILWDYSTSQQLAALSFPAGKPKPGKLRYEEETLYAFGSLAIYRWALEELRACKQKTGTQPAQPWIDFTLEERFANIEDRLVDGNLSAGRRFYSFRVNSFQSSFSIDQDFYLYNLEMGQAAPSGGLAMHFKNDELLAIANSDLSSFTIVIQGHSYHEQTQLLALVLDLGEIDVGWGGHVVKLTTRERRVLLLDPAKDLSNGVKKNEIMADVSFFQSIGHLIWRFNLEDNCLFWQENSAGFPLMKMSLDVQAAPESIALPQPAKSFRAGPIIDEEQYGIFNGNKGLEIHNLSQNKEVASFPGERHLLHFEANGQLIASAGPAQPLNLWNWKTQTLRRSFFADIPKVKSCYGLEDGGIRFVFNNNSIYTLRIEEGFQLSHQLDWDQPMGHAVFSPDGRYAAIVNAHAPHELFLLEGEKQIRKIPAAEASELLYAEQITFSPDSQWMAYLLQDEKKNCTLLDIYQLEDIISQEEMNFNLFLRQQSSKKSIRINLNSTKEPALHEGLPPRSHHLAFHPTSPLLAVCFEDEEARNNLLLYDCQQVASGTPFTAVGEKVTLADNGEEPLQIHFDKSGQFLTFRGMGRAEILEVLDIETGTFRPLFSPTAPSNPQKVRKGWLNEFAPSANTPLLFNFNGEQHIALEQAEKKLLFGKLSGLIEYFETAPANRRPLEEEASFLQLDVSNAPYDGLCIMENLPLVFFTSLDQEAIYLANWKTRQVAGKLYLSGENKFLLFDEDSYSYYTTAESLGMIAFQQGEELFPMDQFDLILNRPHRLLDKMGVFPAPSLLVGKFEQAFNRRLEKAFEGHDDSLREKILTRINTKVLEEIDNRGVAALPDVFEALNLPSITYQLPDSQNGVTDQAELSFKFAVSGNGEKLARMNIHVNGVPANGEMDIVEMLQVSKKTFGGRQGIIPAFSMQGHFTSTIHLQLSKGMNEVQLSALNQIGGEALRKTFYIRYENKQSPPVKPRLYFIGIGVGEHELGPRLNFPKPDIEKLAAALQAWLLKDEANPGLSSIQSKAPFNEPEAFQKLEELLRRFREEQLQRPEATFRELIIRTIFDRKATKAGMEAFLQKVKEELLTSDVDDRIMLYYSSHGVRNEKEELILSTHDMDFEDFSNGLPYHLLEDLLDGIPARNKLIVLDACASGKLDRSRLQMIGQNTIDQLSERDEASALFSLLQGSFVELDRGVGATIFAGAQGFQEAFESEETQSSVLSRCLFEKLADFSGSRQQLLLSGLLQSLVSEVPKFMMAALLLQKLPQLEGREEKVQEAAKAMLAEKILGLPQKILEEKLAVLLKKHLSGLLEQPEEAEALADVISKKLQQPTFRARNTVADWEIW; translated from the coding sequence ATGAGCGACCAGCAAAGTATATCCGTTTTGCCGCAAACCGGCCATGGCCGGTTTGCGGTGCGCGATGCTTTATTCATCGAAGAGGCAAAATTGTTTATCTCCCTGGATGAGGCCGGGGCGCTCATCTTGTGGGATTATTCCACCAGCCAGCAGTTGGCGGCACTCTCCTTCCCGGCGGGAAAACCCAAACCCGGCAAACTGAGGTACGAAGAAGAAACGCTCTACGCCTTCGGTTCCCTGGCCATTTATCGCTGGGCTTTGGAAGAGCTAAGGGCCTGTAAACAAAAAACAGGAACACAGCCGGCACAGCCCTGGATTGACTTCACCCTGGAGGAACGCTTTGCAAATATCGAGGACCGCCTCGTCGACGGCAACCTGAGTGCAGGACGGCGGTTCTATTCATTTAGGGTCAATTCATTCCAATCGTCTTTTTCTATTGACCAGGACTTCTATTTATATAACCTTGAAATGGGGCAGGCTGCTCCTTCTGGTGGCCTTGCTATGCATTTTAAGAACGATGAACTCCTGGCAATTGCGAATTCAGATCTTTCGTCTTTTACGATTGTTATCCAGGGCCACTCTTATCATGAGCAAACTCAACTGCTGGCGTTGGTATTGGATTTAGGAGAGATTGATGTTGGCTGGGGGGGGCATGTTGTAAAGTTAACTACCCGGGAGCGTAGGGTGTTGCTTCTCGATCCCGCCAAAGATTTATCGAATGGAGTGAAGAAGAACGAAATAATGGCGGATGTTTCTTTTTTCCAATCTATCGGGCATTTAATTTGGCGGTTCAACCTGGAGGATAACTGCTTATTCTGGCAGGAAAATTCCGCAGGGTTTCCCTTAATGAAAATGAGCCTGGATGTCCAGGCTGCCCCGGAAAGCATCGCCCTTCCTCAACCGGCAAAGTCCTTCAGAGCCGGGCCAATCATCGACGAGGAGCAATACGGTATTTTTAATGGCAATAAAGGCCTGGAAATCCACAATCTGTCTCAGAATAAAGAAGTGGCATCCTTCCCGGGCGAACGCCATTTACTTCACTTTGAAGCTAATGGGCAACTCATCGCCAGCGCCGGGCCAGCTCAGCCACTAAACCTCTGGAACTGGAAAACCCAAACCCTGAGGCGTTCTTTTTTTGCGGATATCCCGAAAGTCAAAAGCTGCTATGGCCTGGAGGATGGCGGCATTCGGTTCGTCTTTAATAACAATTCCATTTATACCCTGCGCATTGAGGAGGGCTTTCAGTTGAGCCATCAACTGGATTGGGATCAGCCTATGGGCCATGCCGTTTTCAGCCCCGACGGGCGTTACGCGGCCATCGTAAATGCACACGCCCCTCATGAGCTGTTCCTGCTCGAAGGGGAAAAACAAATAAGAAAAATACCCGCAGCAGAAGCCTCGGAATTGCTTTATGCAGAACAGATCACTTTCTCTCCGGATAGCCAATGGATGGCCTATCTGCTGCAGGACGAGAAAAAGAACTGCACCCTGCTGGATATCTATCAACTGGAAGACATTATCTCTCAGGAAGAGATGAACTTCAACCTCTTCCTGCGGCAGCAATCCTCAAAAAAATCAATCAGAATAAATTTAAATTCCACCAAAGAGCCTGCACTGCATGAAGGCTTGCCGCCCAGGAGCCACCATCTCGCCTTTCACCCTACTTCCCCACTGCTGGCTGTTTGTTTTGAAGATGAGGAGGCCCGTAATAACTTGCTTCTGTATGATTGTCAACAAGTCGCTTCCGGAACACCTTTTACGGCTGTTGGCGAAAAAGTAACGCTGGCCGATAACGGCGAAGAGCCCCTGCAAATTCATTTCGATAAGAGCGGGCAATTCCTAACCTTTCGGGGAATGGGCAGGGCCGAAATACTGGAAGTACTCGATATAGAAACCGGAACCTTTAGGCCCCTGTTCTCTCCTACTGCCCCCTCAAATCCCCAAAAGGTTCGCAAGGGCTGGCTCAACGAATTTGCCCCTTCTGCGAACACCCCTCTACTCTTCAACTTCAACGGGGAACAGCATATAGCGCTGGAACAAGCCGAAAAGAAACTGCTGTTCGGGAAGCTCTCCGGCCTGATAGAATACTTCGAAACTGCCCCGGCAAACCGCCGGCCCCTGGAGGAAGAGGCCTCTTTTCTGCAGTTGGACGTATCTAATGCCCCCTATGATGGCCTGTGTATCATGGAAAACCTTCCGTTGGTGTTTTTTACCAGCCTGGATCAGGAGGCCATCTATCTGGCCAATTGGAAAACCCGGCAAGTAGCAGGAAAACTATACTTGTCGGGTGAAAATAAATTTCTGCTTTTCGATGAGGATAGCTACAGTTATTACACCACTGCCGAGAGCCTGGGAATGATCGCCTTCCAACAAGGAGAGGAGCTATTCCCGATGGATCAATTCGACCTCATCCTGAACCGCCCCCATCGTTTACTCGATAAAATGGGGGTTTTTCCAGCCCCTTCGCTCCTGGTGGGAAAATTTGAACAGGCATTTAACCGGCGGTTGGAAAAAGCGTTCGAAGGCCATGACGATTCGCTCCGGGAAAAAATATTGACCAGGATTAATACGAAAGTCCTTGAAGAAATAGACAATAGAGGAGTGGCCGCCCTTCCGGATGTTTTTGAAGCCCTCAACCTGCCTTCCATTACATATCAGTTGCCGGATTCCCAAAACGGAGTCACTGACCAGGCAGAGCTGAGCTTCAAATTTGCCGTTTCGGGGAACGGCGAAAAACTGGCACGGATGAACATTCACGTCAACGGCGTTCCGGCCAATGGCGAAATGGATATTGTGGAGATGTTGCAGGTCAGTAAGAAAACCTTCGGAGGCAGGCAAGGTATTATTCCAGCGTTTTCTATGCAGGGCCATTTCACCTCCACCATTCATCTTCAACTATCGAAGGGGATGAACGAAGTCCAGCTCTCTGCTTTGAACCAGATTGGAGGCGAAGCCCTGCGAAAAACATTTTACATTCGCTACGAAAATAAGCAAAGCCCTCCTGTCAAACCCAGGCTTTACTTTATTGGTATTGGAGTCGGAGAACACGAATTGGGCCCCAGGCTGAATTTCCCAAAGCCTGATATTGAAAAATTAGCAGCGGCGCTCCAGGCCTGGTTGCTTAAGGATGAAGCCAATCCGGGCCTCAGTTCCATTCAAAGTAAAGCACCCTTCAATGAACCCGAAGCATTCCAAAAGCTGGAGGAATTATTGAGGCGCTTTCGGGAAGAGCAACTACAACGCCCGGAAGCTACCTTCCGGGAGCTGATCATCCGGACAATATTCGACCGGAAAGCCACCAAGGCGGGTATGGAGGCTTTTCTGCAAAAAGTAAAGGAGGAACTCCTAACCTCTGATGTAGACGACCGCATCATGCTCTACTATTCCAGCCATGGCGTCCGCAATGAAAAGGAGGAGTTGATACTCAGCACCCACGACATGGATTTTGAAGACTTCTCCAATGGCCTGCCCTACCATCTGCTGGAGGATTTGCTCGACGGCATTCCCGCACGCAATAAACTGATCGTACTCGATGCTTGCGCTTCGGGCAAGCTCGATCGTTCACGGCTTCAAATGATAGGGCAAAATACTATTGATCAATTGAGCGAGCGGGACGAGGCCTCCGCCTTATTCAGCCTATTGCAAGGTTCTTTCGTGGAGCTCGACCGGGGTGTTGGCGCCACTATTTTTGCCGGTGCCCAGGGGTTTCAGGAAGCCTTCGAGAGCGAAGAAACGCAAAGCAGTGTTTTAAGCCGCTGCCTTTTTGAAAAACTCGCCGATTTTTCCGGCTCCCGGCAACAATTATTACTGTCGGGCCTGCTGCAATCCCTGGTTTCTGAAGTCCCAAAATTCATGATGGCGGCCTTGCTGCTACAGAAACTCCCTCAACTGGAAGGCCGCGAAGAAAAAGTACAGGAAGCGGCCAAGGCAATGCTAGCCGAAAAGATATTGGGGCTGCCTCAGAAAATACTGGAAGAAAAACTGGCCGTATTGTTGAAAAAACACCTGTCAGGTTTGTTGGAACAGCCCGAAGAAGCCGAAGCATTGGCCGACGTTATATCCAAAAAGCTTCAACAGCCTACTTTCCGCGCCCGGAATACTGTGGCGGATTGGGAAATATGGTGA